A segment of the Actinomyces sp. oral taxon 171 str. F0337 genome:
TGTATCACTACTTCCCGACCAAGCGGGATCTCGGGCTGGCAGCCCTGAATCACAACTGCCAGGTCCAGATGGACTCCTGGAAGGCCGCGCTCCAGGACCTTGAGGATCCTCTTGAGATCCTCCGTGCCTACCTCACCCTCCCGCGTGATCCACTCAAAGGCTGCCGAGTCGGTCGGATGGCCCAGGACAAGGCCGTGGTGGCTGACGACGGCCTTCGTGAGCCGGTCGCCGAGGCCTTCGCCCGGCTTCGCGAGATGCTGGCCGCTGTCATTGGTGTGGCCAGGTCGCAGGGGCGTCTGCCGGTAGACCTTGAGCCGGACCACCTGGCTCGCACGATGGTCGCCGTTGTTCAGGGCGGTTATGTCCTGGCCATGGCCGAGCAGGACAGGGCCCCGTATGACGCGGCCTGTCAAGGTGCCCTCGAGCTGCTCCGCGTAGCGGCCGGGACCGCTGGTACGGCTCCTGGTAGCGATGGGTCCACCTCCTCCTGATCCTGACAAGTCGGCGTCGGTGTCCGCCGGCGCCACCATTCACTGAAGGAGAAGGATCATGACTATTCGTATCGGTATCAACGGCTTCGGACGTATCGGACGCACATACCTGCGTGCCGCGCTGGCCGGCGCAGCGGACGTCGAGGTCGTTGCCGTCAACGACCTGACCGACGCAGGCACGCTGGCCACGCTCTTGGAGTGGGACTCAGTGGCCGGGCATCTCGACGGCGTCGTCACCGACGGCGAGGACCTCGAGGTCGCCGGGCGGACCATCAGGGTCTTCTCCGAGCCGGACCCGGCCAAGATTCCCTGGGGCGAGGTCGGGGCCGACGTCGTCATCGAGTCCACCGGGTTCTTCGTTGACCGGGACAAGGCCGCCCAGCACCTCAAGGGTGGCGCCAAGAAGGTCATCATCTCCGCGCCCGCCAAGGGTGACGTCCCCACCTTCGTCCTGGGGGTCAACGACAGTCAGCTGGATGTCTCCGCAGCCGACGTGTTCTCCAACGGATCGTGCACCACGAACTCCCTGGCCCCGCTCGCCAGGGTCCTCCACGACGCTTTCGGGATCGAGAGCGGTCTCATGACGACGATCCACGCCTACACCGGGGACCAGCGGCTTCACGACGCACCTCACAAGGACCTGCGTCGGGCGCGCGCTGCTGCCGCCTCCATCGTTCCCACCTCCTCAGGGGCCGCCCGGGCCATCGGTCTGGTCATCCCCGAGCTCGACGGGCGTCTGACCGGTGCTGCCATGAGGGTTCCGGTCCCGGTCGGCTCGATCACCGACCTCACCGTGGTCACCTCCCGTCCGGCAACGGTCGAGGACGTCAATGCGGCCTTCCGTGAGGCTGCCGATCACGGGCCGCTGGTCGGATACCTGCAGTACTCCCAGGCGCCGATCGTCTCCCACGACATCGTTGGCAACCCGCACTCCTCGATCTTCGACGCGCCTCTGACCGAGGTGATCGACGGTCAGGTCAAGGTCTTCGGGTGGTACGACAACGAGTGGGGCTTCTCCAACCGCCTCGTGGAGTTCTCCCAGAGGATCGGCGAGCAGCTCTGACGCGTGCGGCGTGCCTTGGGGGCGGTGCGGTGCGGGCTCAGTGCCGATTCCGGGCGCACAGCCCGCACCCTCCGCGTCCGACGGCGAGCGATGGGAAAAGGGTCGGGGAGCCGCCTGAGAATCCCGTCTGTTTTGCGCTGACGGTGGAGCGGGCCGGGCTGCGGTGGGGAGCAGCCCGTAGGCCCCGCTAGGCTGGGAAGCATGCCCAGCTTCGACGCCAGCTCTGCTGCCGCCGCCACGGTCCCCAGGCCCGTGGACGTCGACCGTATCCACGAGTGCGTCAAACGCCTGGGACTGCGCTACTTCATCGACGATGAGGGCGACATTGGCATCCCCTGGCGCTACGTCACCGTTCACGCCATCTTTCAGGACACCAGGGCGGTCCAGATGCGTGGGATCTGGCACCGCATCGCCGACACCGAGCACCTCGCCCAGCTGCGCGCCCTGGTCGAGGACTGGAACACCACCCGCATTGGCCCCAAGGCCTATCTCACCGTCGCCGACGGCGGAGTAGTGCGTCTTCACGGCGAGTACACCTACCCCCTCGAGGCGGGGATGACGGACCGGCAGCTTGAGGACTTCGTCTTCGGCGGCTGCCGGCTCATCGTCGCCCTCATGCACGAGGCCGAGGAGCAGTTCCCCGACGAGCTGCGCGGAAGCCTGGAGCCGTGATGCCGCGACTGCAACGCCTCACCGACTTTATCGCACGCCTCCTGGGCAAGGATTGGGACGTGCGGGCGCTGGACCATCAGCGCAGCAGCCGACCGAGCAGCCCGGTCAGCGGCCGGCCCGGCGACTCGCGCGACCAGCAGGAAGAGCCCCCGACCGTCTCACCGTACTTCGCGGGGCCCTTGGAGCCTGTAGACTCAGCCGACTCGACGGACCTGACCGACTCCGGTGCCCCGTCGGGGCCGGGCCAGTCGACCGCGTCGGCGCAGACCTCCGACGCCTCGCACACCTGGTTGAGCGGGTCAGGCCGGTTGGACGAGGGCCCGGCAGGGGGCGGAGAGGGTGCTGACCGCACTTCAGAACTGGAGTCGACCGATGAGACGACCCAGGCACTGACCCTGGCAAGGATCGAGTCCATGCTCACCGGCCCCATGGAGTACAGCGTCCAGCTGACCGACGACCGCGAGCACCCCTGCCTCCTGGGCACCTGGGACTCCTTCCCCTTCGTCATCGAGATTCCTGAGGGGCACGACGGCTGGCTCCTGGTCTCCGGGGACTGGGAGCAGGCCGCTCCCGCCTCCCAGCGCGACGAGATCGCCGCCAGCGTCAATGACTGGAACCGGGACAAGTTCTTCCCCACCGTCGGCGTCGTCGACACCCCCATCGGCCCGCTGGTGCGCGCCACCTACCTCACCGACCTGTCCGCCGGGGTCACCGACGCCCAGCTGCGCCTCCACCTGGACACGGCCTTGTCCGCCTGCACCCAGGCACTCAGCCTCGTGGGCCCCCTTCTGCCGGAGATCTGAGCGCCATGAGCCCCAAGGCCTTGAGCGCCCCTCGGCTTCCACGCCTCGTCCTGGTGGGCCCCACCGCCACCGGCAAGTCGGCCATCGCCCTCGACCTCGCCGAGAAGATACAGGCCGACGAACCGGAAACTCGTGCCGAGATCATCAACGCTGACGCCTCCCTGCTCTACCAGGGCATGGACATCGGCACCGCCAAACCCAGCCTCGCCGAGAGATCCCGCGCCCCCCACCACCAGATCGACGTCCTCACCGTCAGGGACCGGGCATCCGTGGCGGCCTTCCAGCGCAGCGCCCGCGGCGACATTGACGCCGTCGAGTCACGGGGGCACCTGCCGATCATCGCCGGAGGCTCCGGCCTGTACGTGAGGGCCCTGACCGACGACCTCGACTTCCCCGGCACCGACCCGGCCGTGCGCACCCGCCTGAGTGAGCGCGCTGAGCAGGAGGGGACGGCCGCCCTCCATGCTGAGCTGGCCCGCCTCGACCCGGTCGCCGCCGAGCGCGTCGAGGCCTCCAACACCCGCAGGATCGTGCGGGCCCTGGAGGTCATCGAGATCACGGGTCGCCCCTTCTCCGCCTCCCTGCCCCGTTACGAGGACATCGCCCCCACCGTCCACATCGCCCTGCGCTGCGAGCGTCGGCTCCTGGATAAGCGCATCAACGAGCGGGCCCGCGCCATGTTCGAGCACGGACTGGTCGAGGAGGTGGAGACCCTCATCGACCAGGGCATCCGGGAGGGGGAGACCGCCCCGCGCGCCATCGGCTACGCCCAGGCTCTCGCGGTCATCGACGGGACCATGAGCGTGACCGAGGCGGTCGACTCCACCGCCCTGGCCACCCGCCAGCTCGCCTCCCGCCAGATCAAGTGGTTCCGGCGCGATCCACGGCTGCACTGGATCGACGTCGCCCTCACCGAGACCGGGCAGTGCACCGACTCCGAGCGCTCCCGGTTGACCCGGCAGGCGTGGGAGCTCGTCTGCGAGCATCGTGGCGTCGCTTAGGCTAGGGGCCATGCCGCACTCGACAGGTCTTCGCGGTCGTGAGCTCATCAAGGGCCACGCGACCCTCAACGACTTCCTCATGCTGGTCGACCCCGGCTGCGAGGTCGCCATCAGCGGTGCCGACATCGCAGCGGTCTGCGACCGCCACAGCGGCATCGGCGCCGACGGCTTCGTGCGCGTCGTGCGGACCACCGCCCTGCCTGGAGCCGGGGCCTTCGCCGCGTCGGTGCCCGAGGCCGAGTGGTTCATGGACTACTACCGCGCTGACGGATCCGTGGCCGAGATGAGCGGCAACGCCGCACGCCTGTTCGCCCACGTCCTGGACCGTGAGGGGCTGTGCCCCATCGCCGACGGCGAGTCCGTCACCATCGGCACGCGCGGTGGGGCCCGCACCATCACCCGCCTGGGCGAGCTGTGGACCGTGGACATGGGGCCGGTCCGCCTCACCAGCCCCGAGGAGGCCGACGACGAGGGCTGGGACACGGCCGTCGTCGTCCCCGGCCTGGTCGGGCAGCGGGCCGCCCTGAGTGTGGAGATCTCCGGCCCCCA
Coding sequences within it:
- a CDS encoding TetR/AcrR family transcriptional regulator gives rise to the protein MYSSGVDSREKLVEAMAELMWERGYSATSPRAVRELSGVGQGSMYHYFPTKRDLGLAALNHNCQVQMDSWKAALQDLEDPLEILRAYLTLPRDPLKGCRVGRMAQDKAVVADDGLREPVAEAFARLREMLAAVIGVARSQGRLPVDLEPDHLARTMVAVVQGGYVLAMAEQDRAPYDAACQGALELLRVAAGTAGTAPGSDGSTSS
- a CDS encoding diaminopimelate epimerase; amino-acid sequence: MPHSTGLRGRELIKGHATLNDFLMLVDPGCEVAISGADIAAVCDRHSGIGADGFVRVVRTTALPGAGAFAASVPEAEWFMDYYRADGSVAEMSGNAARLFAHVLDREGLCPIADGESVTIGTRGGARTITRLGELWTVDMGPVRLTSPEEADDEGWDTAVVVPGLVGQRAALSVEISGPHTVVALGEEGELEAAAFAGLTDSTDPVAYDPAPEAGTNLELVVPLGEESDPDTHSPVGIARMRVLERGVGESLSYGAGCCAVAVALHAWTGPGAPEDYRLLVPGGEIGVRVVADPLGEDSSVLLTGPAAITGRVTVA
- a CDS encoding YbjN domain-containing protein; this encodes MPSFDASSAAAATVPRPVDVDRIHECVKRLGLRYFIDDEGDIGIPWRYVTVHAIFQDTRAVQMRGIWHRIADTEHLAQLRALVEDWNTTRIGPKAYLTVADGGVVRLHGEYTYPLEAGMTDRQLEDFVFGGCRLIVALMHEAEEQFPDELRGSLEP
- a CDS encoding YbjN domain-containing protein, which codes for MPRLQRLTDFIARLLGKDWDVRALDHQRSSRPSSPVSGRPGDSRDQQEEPPTVSPYFAGPLEPVDSADSTDLTDSGAPSGPGQSTASAQTSDASHTWLSGSGRLDEGPAGGGEGADRTSELESTDETTQALTLARIESMLTGPMEYSVQLTDDREHPCLLGTWDSFPFVIEIPEGHDGWLLVSGDWEQAAPASQRDEIAASVNDWNRDKFFPTVGVVDTPIGPLVRATYLTDLSAGVTDAQLRLHLDTALSACTQALSLVGPLLPEI
- the miaA gene encoding tRNA (adenosine(37)-N6)-dimethylallyltransferase MiaA, which translates into the protein MSPKALSAPRLPRLVLVGPTATGKSAIALDLAEKIQADEPETRAEIINADASLLYQGMDIGTAKPSLAERSRAPHHQIDVLTVRDRASVAAFQRSARGDIDAVESRGHLPIIAGGSGLYVRALTDDLDFPGTDPAVRTRLSERAEQEGTAALHAELARLDPVAAERVEASNTRRIVRALEVIEITGRPFSASLPRYEDIAPTVHIALRCERRLLDKRINERARAMFEHGLVEEVETLIDQGIREGETAPRAIGYAQALAVIDGTMSVTEAVDSTALATRQLASRQIKWFRRDPRLHWIDVALTETGQCTDSERSRLTRQAWELVCEHRGVA
- the gap gene encoding type I glyceraldehyde-3-phosphate dehydrogenase produces the protein MTIRIGINGFGRIGRTYLRAALAGAADVEVVAVNDLTDAGTLATLLEWDSVAGHLDGVVTDGEDLEVAGRTIRVFSEPDPAKIPWGEVGADVVIESTGFFVDRDKAAQHLKGGAKKVIISAPAKGDVPTFVLGVNDSQLDVSAADVFSNGSCTTNSLAPLARVLHDAFGIESGLMTTIHAYTGDQRLHDAPHKDLRRARAAAASIVPTSSGAARAIGLVIPELDGRLTGAAMRVPVPVGSITDLTVVTSRPATVEDVNAAFREAADHGPLVGYLQYSQAPIVSHDIVGNPHSSIFDAPLTEVIDGQVKVFGWYDNEWGFSNRLVEFSQRIGEQL